A stretch of Brassica rapa cultivar Chiifu-401-42 chromosome A08, CAAS_Brap_v3.01, whole genome shotgun sequence DNA encodes these proteins:
- the LOC103832655 gene encoding DNA-directed RNA polymerases II, IV and V subunit 12, which translates to MDQQPEPVTYVCGDCGQENTLKSGDVIQCRECGYRILYKKRTRRVVQYEAR; encoded by the exons ATGGATCAACAGCCTGAACCAGTTACATACGTCTGCGGAG ATTGTGGACAAGAGAACACTTTGAAGTCTGGGGATGTGATCCAGTGCAGAGAGTGTGGTTACCGTATTCTCTACAAGAAGCGTACCCGTAGAG TTGTTCAATACGAAGCTCGCTGA